One genomic window of Desulfuromonas sp. AOP6 includes the following:
- the pstA gene encoding phosphate ABC transporter permease PstA yields the protein MKKYWREGEPFVWATGVALGMTLLIAATLIVVVLVNGLGVFWPSDVAKARLHSGQTVIGEIIKREPTASGEGERIQFKIGNRDLYGLDFRWIDEADIAHLDYPDEVTVIERDEYGNFYGTLIRVQTPDGEHTRAPLIEPLEKMLAQVEELEKPLVRSGEELGRLNRKMERLRQQELKLVYQGVDDSDSRLVELRQQQAMLREDFEQIVTQQGKKAAELTDYKIVVADAGGQEKEIEGSHIVRFYQPNALSWVDKSLIYAGKLWELIFGEPRESNTEGGLFPAIFGTVMLIFLMTLVTFPLGVIAAVYLREYAKDGVVVRLVRIAVNNLAGIPSIVYGIFGLGFFVYGIGSTIDKIFFPEQLPTPTFGTGGILWASLTLALLTVPVVIVSTEEALGAIPAGVREGSLSLGATKFQTLMRTLLPMASPGIMTGLILAMARAAGEVAPLMITGVVKLAPALPLDGNFPYLHLDRKFMHLGFHIYDIGFQSPNVEAAKPMVFVTTLLLVLIVLLMSSVAIYLRNKMKKRYTYSTF from the coding sequence ATGAAAAAGTACTGGCGTGAAGGAGAACCCTTCGTTTGGGCCACCGGTGTGGCCCTGGGCATGACCCTGCTCATTGCCGCGACCCTCATCGTCGTGGTGCTGGTCAATGGTCTCGGTGTCTTCTGGCCCTCTGATGTGGCGAAGGCCCGGCTGCACAGCGGCCAGACCGTTATCGGCGAGATCATCAAACGGGAACCGACCGCTTCCGGCGAGGGGGAACGGATTCAGTTCAAGATCGGCAACCGGGACCTGTACGGCCTGGATTTCCGCTGGATCGACGAAGCGGACATCGCCCATCTAGACTATCCCGATGAGGTGACGGTCATTGAACGGGATGAGTACGGCAATTTCTATGGGACCCTCATCCGCGTGCAGACCCCGGACGGCGAGCACACCCGGGCGCCGTTGATCGAGCCCCTGGAAAAGATGCTGGCCCAGGTGGAGGAGCTGGAAAAGCCCCTGGTGCGAAGTGGGGAAGAATTGGGGCGGCTGAACAGAAAAATGGAAAGGCTGCGGCAGCAGGAACTCAAACTGGTTTACCAGGGGGTGGATGATTCGGACTCCCGTCTGGTGGAACTGCGGCAGCAGCAGGCCATGCTGCGGGAAGATTTCGAGCAGATCGTGACGCAACAGGGGAAAAAGGCGGCGGAACTGACGGATTACAAGATCGTGGTGGCCGATGCCGGCGGTCAGGAAAAAGAGATCGAGGGCAGCCACATTGTACGTTTTTACCAACCCAATGCGCTGTCCTGGGTGGACAAGTCCCTGATCTACGCCGGCAAGCTGTGGGAGCTCATCTTTGGCGAACCGCGGGAATCCAATACGGAAGGCGGCCTTTTCCCGGCGATCTTCGGCACGGTCATGCTGATCTTCCTGATGACCCTGGTAACCTTCCCCCTAGGGGTTATCGCCGCCGTTTACCTGAGGGAATACGCCAAAGACGGTGTCGTCGTGCGCCTGGTGCGCATCGCCGTCAACAATCTGGCCGGTATCCCCTCCATTGTCTATGGCATCTTCGGTCTGGGCTTCTTTGTCTACGGCATTGGCAGTACCATCGACAAAATCTTTTTCCCTGAACAGCTGCCGACCCCCACCTTCGGCACTGGCGGCATCCTCTGGGCCAGCTTGACTCTGGCGCTGCTTACCGTGCCGGTGGTGATCGTATCCACCGAGGAAGCTCTCGGCGCCATTCCCGCCGGGGTACGCGAAGGCTCGCTGTCGCTGGGGGCGACCAAGTTCCAGACCCTGATGCGCACGCTGCTGCCCATGGCCTCACCCGGTATTATGACGGGTCTGATTCTGGCCATGGCACGGGCCGCCGGCGAGGTAGCTCCCCTGATGATCACCGGGGTGGTCAAGCTGGCGCCTGCCCTGCCGCTGGACGGCAATTTTCCCTATCTGCACCTGGATCGCAAATTCATGCACCTGGGTTTTCACATCTACGACATTGGTTTCCAGTCGCCCAACGTCGAGGCCGCCAAACCCATGGTCTTTGTCACCACCCTGCTGCTGGTGCTCATCGTGCTGCTCATGAGCAGCGTGGCGATCTATCTGCGCAACAAGATGAAGAAGCGCTACACTTACAGTACCTTCTAA
- a CDS encoding YceH family protein — MEQMLLDAVEARVLGCLLEKEMATPEYYPLSLNALTNACNQKTNREPVMALEETEVVRALERLRHGGLAMQSGEGGRVPKYRHTLAEKLHLEPEELAVLCVLLVRGPQTVGEVRGRSERLYSFGELAQVEEVLQGLEQRQPPLVSCLPRQPGRKESRYAHLFAGAPPEESACSEAPAEAATLRVRAEEERMVRLEDEVAALREEVETLRREMAAFKAQFD; from the coding sequence ATGGAACAGATGCTGTTGGATGCCGTGGAGGCCCGGGTGCTCGGCTGTCTCCTGGAAAAAGAGATGGCCACCCCGGAATACTACCCTCTCAGCCTCAATGCGCTGACCAACGCCTGCAACCAGAAAACCAACCGCGAGCCGGTGATGGCCCTGGAAGAAACAGAGGTGGTCCGAGCGCTGGAGCGCCTTCGTCATGGCGGGCTGGCCATGCAGAGCGGCGAAGGGGGGAGGGTGCCCAAATATCGTCATACCTTGGCCGAGAAACTGCACTTGGAGCCCGAAGAACTGGCCGTGCTCTGCGTGCTGCTGGTGCGCGGACCGCAGACCGTGGGGGAAGTGAGGGGGCGCAGCGAGCGCCTGTACTCCTTCGGCGAGCTGGCGCAGGTGGAGGAGGTGCTGCAGGGGCTCGAACAGCGGCAGCCGCCCCTGGTGAGCTGTCTCCCCCGTCAGCCGGGGCGTAAAGAGTCCCGCTACGCCCACCTCTTCGCCGGGGCGCCGCCGGAGGAATCCGCCTGCTCCGAGGCGCCGGCCGAAGCGGCCACCCTGCGGGTGCGGGCCGAAGAGGAGCGTATGGTCCGTCTCGAGGACGAAGTGGCCGCCCTGCGTGAGGAGGTAGAGACCCTCCGGCGGGAGATGGCCGCCTTCAAGGCCCAGTTTGACTGA
- a CDS encoding ABC transporter permease subunit, with amino-acid sequence MDQKLLKKVKRRDRIARWVITVGGMAIIFVVIFILLLIGEVSLPLFNQPTAAPVARIHPVDSQGGEAVLALGLDEYLETAFTLSASGDFTFYDLPSGEVSEQISLHPPGAPEASIVAAEKFGRQAYGLLWSDGVLSIEQLRFSAQWDEHHNRTFEIAVDREGVFAAPEGGVPEISRGRISNEGTHTRVSLMGDNRLLLTQEAVTADIFGNEERMQFSTVLGDEEPDRLTALALDTQGHALYAGTDQGALLRWDLSEAGSPRLVERQQAFRDRRAITALTLVFGDISLAVGDTKGQLTTWFPVRTGAEGGEKRLRRIHTLADRGSAVRTISPSHRDKSLLSLDEEGTVYLDHMTSERQLLTLEGSSPLRTAALNLRGTGIIALNEKGQLEAWTVDNPHPEVSWRTLFGKVWYESYDEPAYVWQSSSASEDFEPKLSLTPLIFGTLKGTFYAMIFAVPLALLGAIYTSQFGHPKLRQYIKPTVEIMAAIPSVIIGFLAALWLAPIVEKSVTAIFLSFLFVPTSFILFSLLWQKLREVGPLRKVERGFEFLTFAPVIVLSVAAAFAIGPLVEAWLFGGDFRLWLFTEMGTRYDPRNNIIIAFALGFAVIPIIFTIAEDALSNVPGSLKAASLAMGASRWQTVWRVILPSASPGIFAGIMIGFGRAIGETMIVLMATGNTAIMDLSIFNGMRPLSANIAVEIPEAPVASTLYRVLFLSAVILFLFTFVLNTIAEVVRQRLRKKYGRF; translated from the coding sequence ATGGATCAGAAGCTGCTGAAAAAAGTCAAACGACGCGACCGTATTGCCCGCTGGGTGATAACCGTTGGGGGCATGGCCATTATTTTTGTGGTTATTTTCATCCTGCTCCTTATCGGGGAAGTCTCTCTGCCCCTGTTCAATCAACCGACGGCAGCGCCCGTGGCCCGTATCCATCCGGTCGATTCCCAGGGGGGCGAAGCGGTCCTGGCGCTCGGCCTTGACGAATACCTGGAGACGGCTTTCACTCTGTCGGCTTCCGGTGACTTCACCTTTTACGACCTGCCCTCGGGTGAGGTCTCTGAACAGATCTCTCTGCATCCTCCCGGCGCGCCGGAGGCGTCTATTGTCGCTGCTGAAAAGTTCGGTCGCCAGGCCTATGGCCTGCTGTGGAGTGACGGGGTTCTGTCCATCGAGCAACTGCGCTTCTCGGCCCAGTGGGACGAGCACCATAACCGGACCTTCGAGATAGCCGTGGACCGGGAAGGGGTCTTCGCTGCTCCCGAGGGGGGGGTGCCGGAAATTTCCCGGGGGCGGATTTCAAATGAGGGTACCCACACCCGCGTCAGCCTCATGGGCGACAATCGCTTGCTGCTCACCCAGGAAGCGGTGACTGCCGATATCTTCGGCAACGAGGAGCGGATGCAATTCAGCACGGTTCTAGGCGATGAAGAGCCGGATCGTCTCACTGCCCTGGCCCTGGACACCCAGGGGCACGCTCTCTATGCCGGCACCGACCAGGGAGCGTTGCTGCGCTGGGACCTGAGCGAGGCGGGGAGCCCCCGACTTGTGGAGAGGCAGCAGGCTTTTCGTGATCGCCGCGCCATCACGGCTCTGACCCTGGTGTTCGGCGATATTTCCCTCGCCGTCGGGGATACGAAGGGGCAGCTGACCACCTGGTTCCCGGTACGCACCGGTGCGGAAGGCGGGGAGAAAAGACTCCGCCGCATCCATACTCTGGCCGATCGCGGCAGCGCTGTGCGGACTATCTCGCCCTCCCACCGGGACAAATCCCTGCTCAGCCTCGATGAAGAAGGGACGGTCTATCTCGATCACATGACCAGCGAACGCCAGTTGCTGACCCTGGAAGGCAGCTCTCCCCTACGCACCGCCGCTCTCAATCTGCGGGGCACCGGTATTATTGCTCTTAATGAAAAGGGGCAACTCGAGGCCTGGACCGTGGACAATCCCCATCCCGAGGTGAGCTGGCGAACCCTCTTTGGCAAGGTCTGGTATGAAAGTTACGATGAGCCTGCCTACGTTTGGCAGTCGTCGTCGGCTTCTGAGGATTTCGAGCCAAAGCTCAGCCTGACGCCCCTGATTTTCGGCACCCTGAAGGGGACCTTCTACGCCATGATCTTCGCCGTCCCCCTGGCCCTGCTCGGGGCGATTTACACCAGCCAGTTCGGCCATCCGAAACTGCGGCAGTACATCAAGCCGACGGTGGAGATCATGGCCGCTATCCCCAGCGTCATTATCGGCTTCCTCGCTGCCCTCTGGCTGGCGCCTATCGTGGAAAAGTCGGTGACGGCCATTTTTCTCAGCTTTCTCTTCGTGCCGACCTCCTTCATCCTCTTCTCCCTGCTCTGGCAGAAGCTGAGGGAAGTCGGTCCTTTGCGGAAAGTCGAGAGGGGTTTCGAGTTCCTTACCTTCGCCCCGGTCATCGTCCTCTCGGTGGCGGCCGCCTTCGCCATCGGGCCCCTGGTGGAAGCCTGGCTCTTCGGCGGCGACTTTCGTCTCTGGCTCTTCACCGAAATGGGCACGCGCTATGATCCACGCAACAACATCATCATCGCCTTCGCCCTCGGCTTCGCCGTTATTCCCATCATCTTCACCATTGCCGAGGACGCTCTTTCCAACGTCCCCGGCAGCCTGAAGGCTGCCTCCCTGGCCATGGGCGCCAGCCGCTGGCAGACGGTGTGGCGGGTGATTCTGCCCTCGGCCAGTCCGGGCATCTTTGCGGGTATCATGATCGGTTTCGGCCGCGCTATCGGCGAGACCATGATCGTGCTCATGGCCACAGGCAATACGGCCATCATGGACTTGAGCATCTTCAACGGCATGCGGCCCCTTTCGGCCAATATCGCCGTCGAAATCCCCGAGGCGCCGGTGGCCAGTACGCTCTATCGGGTGCTTTTTCTGTCGGCCGTTATTCTCTTTCTCTTCACATTCGTTCTCAACACCATCGCCGAAGTGGTTCGGCAGCGGCTGCGCAAGAAATACGGCCGGTTTTAA
- the truC gene encoding tRNA pseudouridine(65) synthase TruC gives MAVFPSGREKLDILYADDHLVAINKPAGLLVHRSPIDRRETRFALQLLRDQLGRPVYPAHRLDKPTSGVLLFALSPEMARALGESFARGAVEKTYLAVLRGVCPETGIIDHPLLEEPDRLADYPVQPDKPAQEAVTSYRRLAQVELPFAVGRYPSSRYSLVEAHPRTGRRHQLRRHFKHIFHPIIGDTKYGEGRHNRFFREHFGCQRLLLAATRLAFPHPLDGRQLVIEAPLDPIFADLLERLGWSSSLP, from the coding sequence ATGGCGGTCTTTCCCAGCGGCCGTGAAAAGCTCGATATCCTCTACGCCGATGACCACCTGGTGGCGATCAACAAACCGGCGGGGCTGTTGGTGCATCGCAGCCCCATCGACCGGCGTGAAACCCGTTTTGCCCTGCAGTTGCTGCGGGACCAGCTGGGCCGACCGGTTTACCCGGCCCATCGTCTGGACAAGCCGACCTCCGGCGTGCTGCTCTTCGCCCTCTCCCCCGAGATGGCCCGCGCCCTGGGGGAGTCTTTCGCCCGCGGCGCGGTGGAAAAGACCTACCTGGCCGTACTGCGCGGCGTCTGCCCGGAGACCGGGATCATCGACCATCCCCTGCTGGAAGAGCCCGACCGTCTTGCCGATTATCCGGTACAGCCGGACAAGCCGGCCCAGGAGGCCGTGACCTCTTACCGACGCCTGGCGCAGGTCGAACTCCCCTTTGCCGTCGGGCGCTACCCCAGCAGCCGCTACAGCCTGGTGGAAGCCCATCCCCGCACGGGCCGACGCCACCAGTTGCGCCGCCACTTCAAGCATATCTTCCACCCCATCATCGGGGATACCAAATACGGCGAAGGGCGCCACAACCGCTTTTTCCGTGAGCACTTCGGCTGCCAACGTCTGCTGCTGGCCGCTACCCGCCTGGCGTTCCCCCATCCTCTCGATGGGCGGCAACTGGTCATCGAGGCCCCTCTCGATCCCATTTTTGCCGATCTTCTGGAGCGTCTGGGATGGTCGTCCTCGCTCCCCTGA
- a CDS encoding DMT family transporter, with protein MMWGAGVRKEGVDWLPVLSLVAAMLLWASSFVALKLAFRSYDPMVVIFGRMFLASLFFVPFIPSFRRIRFRRGDLKYLALMALCEPCLYFVFEARAMENTTASQAGMITAMMPLLVAILAWFFLRERISRLTLAGFLLAIVGAAWLSLASSSDAYAPNPLLGNFYEFLAMICAAGYTVSLRHLSAGYPPLFMAAFQAFAGSLFFFPFLLLPQTVLPSEFLLVPALAIAYLGIFVTLVAYTCYNIGVKHIPASQAAVFVNLIPVFSVLMAMLFLGERLNLQQLAAAALVLAGVLISRHGGRQSSRQTGAPATTPLTEESALSQTGP; from the coding sequence ATGATGTGGGGGGCGGGTGTGCGGAAAGAAGGGGTTGATTGGTTGCCGGTGCTCAGCCTGGTGGCGGCCATGCTGTTGTGGGCCAGCTCCTTTGTGGCTCTCAAGCTCGCCTTCAGAAGCTATGATCCCATGGTCGTCATTTTCGGACGCATGTTTCTGGCCAGCCTCTTTTTTGTGCCCTTTATCCCCAGCTTTCGCCGTATCCGTTTTCGCCGGGGCGACCTGAAGTATCTGGCCCTTATGGCCCTGTGCGAGCCCTGTCTCTACTTTGTCTTCGAGGCCAGAGCCATGGAGAACACCACGGCGTCACAGGCCGGGATGATTACCGCCATGATGCCGCTGCTGGTGGCCATCCTCGCCTGGTTCTTTCTGCGCGAGCGCATCAGCCGCCTGACCCTGGCGGGCTTTCTGCTGGCCATCGTCGGCGCCGCCTGGCTGAGCCTGGCCAGCAGCAGTGACGCCTATGCGCCCAACCCTCTGCTCGGCAATTTCTACGAATTTCTGGCCATGATCTGCGCCGCCGGCTACACCGTATCCCTGCGCCACCTAAGTGCCGGCTACCCGCCCCTGTTCATGGCGGCCTTCCAGGCCTTCGCTGGCAGCCTATTTTTCTTTCCTTTCCTGCTGCTGCCGCAGACGGTTCTCCCCAGCGAATTTCTGCTGGTGCCGGCCCTGGCCATCGCCTACCTGGGCATCTTTGTCACCCTGGTGGCCTATACCTGCTACAACATCGGCGTCAAACACATCCCCGCCAGCCAAGCGGCGGTCTTCGTCAATCTCATCCCGGTCTTCAGCGTGCTCATGGCCATGCTCTTTCTCGGCGAGCGGTTAAATCTTCAGCAGCTGGCCGCCGCGGCTTTGGTCCTGGCCGGCGTCCTCATCAGCCGTCACGGCGGCCGCCAATCATCCCGCCAGACCGGCGCACCGGCAACGACCCCTTTGACCGAGGAGAGCGCCCTCAGTCAAACTGGGCCTTGA
- the acnA gene encoding aconitate hydratase AcnA, translating to MHAQQADTLKTKKALTVAGRTYDYFSIPAAEQAGLGDLSRLPFSLKILLENLLRFEDGQSVTVADIEALAAWLKTRSSSREIAFRPARVLMQDFTGVPAVVDLAALRDAMARAGGDPDKINPRVPVDLIIDHSVTVDRYGSPEAFAANVAAEMARNHERYALLRWGQKAFANFRVVPPGTGICHQVNLEYLGQTVWSAEEDGRALAYPDTLVGTDSHTPMINGLGILGWGVGGIEAEAAMLGQPISMLIPEVVGFRLEGSLAAGVTATDLVLTVTQMLRKFGVVGKFVEFFGPGLDHLPIADRATIANMSPEYGATCGFFPVDRQTLDYLRFTGRDDKTLALVEAYAQAQGLWRDDKTPAPLFTDVLELDLGQVVPSVAGPKRPQDRVALPELPGAMDTLLADAGQEKSAEVKGADYRLQDGDLVIAAITSCTNTSNPAVMMAAGLLAQKALEKGLSSKPWVKTSLAPGSKVVSDYLAAADLQKPLDALGFQLVGYGCTTCIGNSGPLDEPIAAAVREQDLTVCAVLSGNRNFEGRIHPQVKASWLASPPLVVAYALAGTMRIDLSKEPLGEDRDGQPVYLEDIWPTAAEVARAVEKVTAEMFHQEYADVFRGEESWRNLPVPEGKTFAWDSDSTYVKEPPFFLDVEQERGEAAFAGARILALLGDTITTDHISPAGSIRADSPAGEYLQKHGVKAADFNSYGSRRGNHEVMMRGTFANIRLRNEMVPHLEGGFTRHIPSGEEMSLYDAAMRYGEEGTPLVIIAGAEYGTGSSRDWAAKGSRLLGIRAIIAESFERIHRSNLVGMGVLPLQFEAGVTRVTLGLDGSEQVDLLPPEGELTPGMSLQLVIRHEDGRQQEVAVRCRIDTADEIAYFHSGGILHHVLRRLLKTS from the coding sequence ATGCACGCCCAACAAGCCGATACACTCAAGACGAAAAAGGCCCTGACGGTCGCTGGCCGTACTTACGATTATTTCAGCATTCCCGCTGCCGAACAGGCGGGACTCGGAGATCTCAGCCGCCTGCCTTTCTCGCTCAAAATATTGCTGGAAAATCTGCTGCGCTTCGAAGACGGCCAGAGTGTGACCGTCGCCGACATCGAAGCCTTGGCCGCCTGGCTCAAGACCCGCTCCTCCTCCCGTGAGATCGCCTTTCGTCCTGCCCGGGTGCTGATGCAGGACTTTACCGGTGTCCCTGCTGTCGTGGATCTGGCCGCCCTGCGCGACGCCATGGCCCGTGCTGGGGGCGACCCGGATAAGATCAACCCCCGGGTGCCGGTGGATCTCATCATCGACCACTCGGTCACAGTGGACCGTTACGGCTCGCCTGAGGCCTTCGCCGCCAACGTCGCCGCCGAAATGGCGCGCAACCACGAACGCTACGCCCTGCTGCGTTGGGGACAGAAGGCTTTCGCCAATTTCCGCGTGGTGCCGCCGGGCACCGGCATCTGTCACCAGGTGAATCTGGAGTATCTGGGGCAGACCGTATGGAGCGCTGAGGAGGACGGCCGCGCCCTGGCCTATCCCGATACCCTCGTCGGCACGGACAGCCATACCCCCATGATCAACGGCCTTGGTATCCTGGGCTGGGGAGTCGGCGGCATCGAAGCGGAGGCGGCCATGCTCGGCCAGCCCATTTCCATGCTTATCCCCGAGGTGGTTGGCTTCCGTTTGGAAGGCTCCCTGGCGGCGGGGGTCACGGCTACCGACCTGGTGCTCACCGTTACCCAGATGCTGCGGAAATTCGGCGTCGTCGGCAAATTCGTCGAGTTTTTCGGCCCCGGCCTCGACCACCTTCCCATCGCCGACCGGGCCACCATCGCCAATATGTCTCCCGAGTATGGCGCCACCTGCGGGTTCTTTCCGGTGGATAGGCAGACTCTTGATTATCTGCGCTTCACCGGCCGTGACGACAAGACCCTGGCCCTGGTGGAAGCCTACGCCCAGGCGCAGGGGCTGTGGCGGGACGACAAGACGCCGGCCCCCCTCTTCACCGACGTGCTGGAACTCGACCTGGGACAGGTGGTGCCGAGTGTGGCTGGCCCCAAACGACCGCAGGATCGGGTGGCGCTCCCCGAACTGCCCGGCGCCATGGATACGCTGCTGGCAGACGCGGGCCAGGAAAAATCCGCTGAGGTCAAAGGGGCAGACTATCGCCTGCAGGATGGCGACCTGGTCATCGCCGCCATTACCTCCTGCACCAACACCTCGAACCCGGCCGTCATGATGGCCGCCGGTTTGTTGGCCCAGAAAGCTTTGGAAAAGGGACTGTCCAGTAAACCCTGGGTGAAGACATCCCTGGCTCCAGGCTCCAAAGTCGTCAGCGACTATCTGGCCGCCGCCGATCTACAGAAACCCCTCGATGCCCTCGGCTTTCAGCTGGTGGGCTACGGCTGTACCACCTGTATCGGCAATTCGGGCCCTCTCGACGAGCCTATCGCCGCCGCCGTGCGCGAACAGGACCTGACGGTCTGCGCGGTTCTCTCCGGCAACCGCAATTTCGAGGGGCGCATTCATCCCCAGGTCAAGGCCAGCTGGCTGGCCTCGCCTCCTCTGGTAGTGGCCTACGCCCTGGCCGGCACCATGCGCATTGACCTGTCGAAAGAACCCCTGGGGGAGGACAGGGACGGCCAGCCCGTCTATCTCGAAGATATCTGGCCGACGGCCGCCGAGGTGGCCCGAGCGGTGGAGAAGGTGACCGCCGAGATGTTTCATCAGGAATATGCCGACGTTTTTCGCGGCGAGGAAAGCTGGCGGAACCTGCCGGTGCCGGAAGGCAAAACCTTTGCCTGGGATTCCGATTCCACCTACGTCAAGGAGCCGCCCTTCTTTCTGGACGTGGAGCAGGAGCGCGGAGAAGCGGCCTTCGCCGGCGCCCGCATCCTGGCGCTGCTTGGCGACACCATCACCACCGACCACATCTCGCCCGCCGGCAGCATCCGGGCCGACAGCCCCGCCGGCGAATACCTGCAGAAACACGGGGTCAAGGCGGCCGACTTCAACTCCTACGGGTCACGCCGCGGCAATCACGAGGTCATGATGCGCGGCACCTTCGCCAACATCCGCCTGCGCAACGAGATGGTTCCCCACCTCGAAGGCGGCTTCACCCGCCATATTCCCAGCGGCGAGGAGATGAGCCTCTACGACGCCGCCATGCGCTACGGCGAAGAAGGCACGCCCCTGGTCATCATCGCCGGCGCCGAGTACGGCACCGGCTCCAGCCGCGACTGGGCCGCCAAGGGGAGCCGGCTGCTCGGCATCAGGGCGATCATCGCCGAAAGTTTCGAGCGCATTCACCGCTCCAACCTTGTCGGCATGGGGGTGCTCCCCCTGCAGTTTGAGGCGGGCGTCACCCGGGTGACCCTCGGCCTCGACGGCAGTGAACAGGTCGATCTGCTGCCGCCGGAAGGGGAACTGACGCCGGGCATGAGCCTGCAACTGGTCATCCGCCATGAGGATGGTCGTCAGCAGGAGGTGGCGGTGCGCTGCCGCATCGATACCGCCGACGAAATCGCCTACTTTCACAGTGGCGGCATTCTCCATCATGTGCTCCGACGGCTGCTGAAGACCTCTTGA
- a CDS encoding phosphate ABC transporter substrate-binding protein, translating into MKKNVWKKLVLAAAVAAAAMVFAGGSAVAAQIKVDPALPVYSKTQGVSGNLNSIGSDTLNNLMTYWAEGFRKQYPNVNIQIEGKGSSTAPPALIEGTAQIGPMSRKMKTSEIEAFESKYGFKPLQIGVALDSLGVFVNKDNPIKELSLQQIDAIFSKNRKGGYLQDIVTWSQVGVTGSLANMPISLYGRNSASGTYGYFKDNALFKGDFKDIVKEQPGSASVVLSVTEDKSGLGYSGIGYLTSGVKAIALSEKGGPAYEPTYENVLSGKYPLGRMLYLYVAKKPNEPLPKMLEEFIKFVLSKEGQEVVVKDGYLPLPAKAAQQQLDLLK; encoded by the coding sequence ATGAAAAAAAATGTTTGGAAGAAGTTGGTTCTTGCCGCTGCCGTAGCGGCCGCAGCCATGGTTTTTGCCGGTGGGTCCGCAGTCGCCGCCCAAATTAAGGTCGATCCTGCCCTGCCGGTGTACTCCAAGACTCAAGGGGTGAGTGGCAACCTCAACAGCATCGGTTCCGATACCCTGAACAACCTCATGACCTACTGGGCCGAAGGGTTCCGCAAGCAGTACCCCAACGTCAACATCCAGATTGAAGGCAAGGGCTCCAGCACCGCGCCCCCCGCTCTTATCGAAGGAACCGCTCAGATCGGTCCCATGTCCCGCAAAATGAAGACTTCAGAAATCGAGGCTTTTGAGAGCAAGTATGGCTTCAAGCCGTTGCAGATCGGCGTGGCTCTCGACTCTCTGGGCGTCTTCGTCAACAAGGACAACCCCATCAAAGAGCTCTCTCTGCAGCAGATTGATGCCATCTTTTCCAAGAACCGCAAAGGCGGCTACCTTCAGGATATCGTGACCTGGAGCCAGGTGGGTGTAACCGGTTCCCTCGCCAATATGCCCATCAGCCTCTATGGACGTAACTCGGCTTCCGGTACTTACGGGTACTTCAAGGATAACGCTCTCTTCAAGGGGGACTTCAAGGATATTGTCAAGGAACAGCCGGGCAGCGCCTCCGTTGTCCTGTCGGTGACGGAAGACAAGTCCGGCCTCGGTTACTCGGGCATCGGTTACCTGACCTCGGGGGTCAAAGCCATCGCCCTGTCGGAAAAAGGCGGCCCGGCCTATGAGCCTACCTATGAAAACGTGCTCAGTGGCAAATACCCCCTGGGACGCATGCTCTATCTCTACGTCGCCAAAAAGCCCAATGAGCCGCTGCCCAAGATGCTTGAAGAGTTCATTAAGTTTGTGCTGTCCAAGGAAGGTCAGGAAGTCGTGGTCAAGGACGGCTATCTTCCTCTGCCCGCCAAAGCCGCTCAGCAACAGCTCGACCTGCTCAAATAG